TCAACAACATTTATGGTGACCTTGGCGTATGAAGTTGTCTGAATTAATCCTCCATCCACAGCTTTGACTATGAAGGTATAGGAACTTTGCTGCTCCCTGTCGAATGTGATGTTTGGTTTAATTACCCCAGTTTTAGGGTCAATAATAAAATTGTCCTTTCCATTTATGATTGAGAGGGTAACTACTGAATTATCACCAGCATCTGCATCTGTAACTGTAATCAAGCCAACTGTGCCATACAAAGGCAAGTTCTCAGGCACATAGAAATTGTACTCGGGATGGGTGAAGGCTGGACTGTTGTCGTTTTGGTCTTGGACAATTAGCTTCACAGTGACATTGCTTTGCAGAGGATTAGACCCGTTATCCTTGGCAATGACTGTAAATGAATAGGTTTCCTGTTTTTCTCTATCCAGTCTCTTGCTGACGGAGAGTATACCAGACCGTGGATCTATGTTAAACCCATCAGGTGCGTCTTGTCCAAGGGTATAAATAATAAGGGCATTAGAACCACTGTCTGCATCCGTGGCACTGATCTTTATCAGCTGTGTGCCAGGGTCATTGTTCTCTGGGATGGACAGCTGAACCTCCGGCTGGGGGAAAACTGGGGTATTATCATTTTCATCCTTGATTTTAATGAGGATCATTGCAGACGTGTTTAAAGGAGGTTTCCCTGAATCTGAAGCTACTATCTTAATTGCGTACTCCCGAGTAGTCTCGTAATCTAAAGGAGCCGCAGTTTCCAACAAGAATTGGTCATTAAAAACAGGCTTCAACCGAAAGGGTACGTCATGATCCGTGTAACATGTCACTTTACCATTAAGGTCAGCATCCTTGTCAGTCACTGTAATTAGAGCTATTTTTGTGTTTAGAGGGGCATTTTCAGACAAAAGTACTGTGCCATTTACAAGGTTTATTATATACCGAGTGTCGATGGATGGAACGTTGTCATTAATGTCTGTTACATTTACTATGACAGTAGCCCTTGAAGGTGTGGTGCTACCATCACTTGCCAAGACTATAAGCTTGTGGACAGGGTTAGATTCTCTGTCCAATGGCTGCTTGATCGTAATCAATCCAGTAGAACTGTCGATAGCAAAGTGCCGTCTGGATACCAAAGAGATTTGATTGCTAAAGGAAAAGTGGATCTGAGCATTGGAGCCAAGATCAGCATCAGTGGCGTGGAGTTGCGTGACTGATGTCCCCATAGGGGCATTTTCTGGCACGTTTACCTCCACCTCAGTGTCCTTGAACACTGGCCGATTGTCATTTACATCGGAGACAGTAACCTGGAGGATGGCTGTGCTGGACTTTGGAGGTGTGCCACCATCTTCCACTTTGATTTTCATCACAAACGTGTCCTTGGTTTCTCGATCCAAATTTTGTTGGACTATGAGTTGGGGCCACTTGTCTCCCTCTGGAGTTTCAATGATGTCAAGGCCAAACTCGCTTACACTCTAAAAGAGATAGAAAACAATAAGTTTGTGAATAAACTGCTTACTGACttaaaaatatgcaaattcaTGTGTATGTCTAAAAGCCTATTTTCTTAAATACCCTGGTTGTATCACATAATTTTATACCCACATAAAGCATAACCCTGTACCTCTACAAATATAaaaactgtcttttttttgctttaaatagaTGTTTATTCAGGCAGCAGCAACAAACCTTAAGGATAAAGTTCCTTAATCCTATTAGAAAGTGCACAAGGCcttaaaatacttaaaacaTGCAGCCAGGGGATAGGATCCACTTTTAAATGCTTATGCAAACCTGATTTGCAAACCTGAAAATGCTTATAGAATATATAGAGTATGCGCATTATGAGTATACTCATATAGAGTATGCGCATTACGTTTTGCACtttgctctctttttctctctgagtTAACCAAGTCCAAAATATGGTAAACAATCAAGACAGTTATGATGAAACAAGGAAAACTGGACggaattaaatttttattccGTATTTGCTCGCCTAAATATAAACTAATGCAGAAATTGCTTTTGAAGTCATTACAACACATCTGTTTATTGAATGTTATTTTGAAGCATTTGCATTTCCCCCAtgcttttaatcatttttatattattcgaGAGATTTAGCTGATGCTGATGCTCAATACATTATGTGTGCTGCAGTATAAAGCACTGTGCACACTGGCTTCTCAGCACACTGGCTTGTGCTACACCTAAAATAAGGCTTCACCTTTCAATTTTACcctttttcagctttttataAAGAGGTTGATGTAGTGAAGACAATACTTTCACTTTAGAGTACATAGAAAGAcagttaaaagaagaatccaaATAGATAAGCTTCTATTTTAAGTATGCTGTACTGTAGGACCACCATAAATTACAGTGCGGAAAAAAGacaaagcttttaaaaagaGAGCTTTTCTTAAAAGGAGGGTTAAAGcctaagcaaaataaaatagaaaagaaaatgtaatccCCATGAGAAGCCAGCTTTGACTGTTCAATGTAATTACCTTGCTTTTAAAACCAGCACTAATATTTATGATTACAGATCAAGCTACGTAAAGCTAAAAGCTGTCAACACATTCCCTCCTTTTTGAAGGTAAAGCAAAAGAGAATGACACGGGCAAACACAGCACTCAGTGTTAGCATATCTAAGAAACAATAAGTCTCTTTGAAGCATTTTCAGTCAGCAACACATTCATGCTGAACCTAAGAAAAAGCATTTACCGTTTGAGATaagctgcacatcacatttaatGCTAGAAAAGATTATCCTGTTTAGCAAATATTTTGTCATGGCTGACATGGGAAAGTAGAAAGGTGGAAAAAAGAGGGGAAAGAATTTAAATGCCAGACCCAACTAGAATTTTTGGAATTAAATAGAATATTTAGATGAAGTGTAAATTACAGCCAGCTAACTAAGGTTAGCATTGATAATGTGTagctagatgtgtgtgtttagtgttgttTCATAATTTTTCCCACAAATTTCTGTTGTTTACAACTTTTACAAATGCAGATTGTTTGAAGGACTTAGCAACAGAATGATaacagtgataaaaaaaaaaacaaaaaaaacacgcaTAACAGATTTTTTTGCTAAAGTCAGCTAGGTGTATTTCTAGCTAATCGGCTTCTATGTGGGAGTTAAAACTAATGGCGAGGTTTTTGCTTTTGTCTTAATGTATTCGACAGCCAGCTAGATGCTAACAATCAATGAAGAGCATGACGAGCCTTATGAACTCGAGGTAAACTCTACGTGTTGACCTATTTATCTTTGACCCCCGAAACAGTACTTGTGCTGATATTTCAAGCTGTTTCTTTGATTCCACTGCAGTTCACCGTTTTTCTATAATACATCTTATAAACGGAGGTTGATTCCATTTGGCTTTCTTTCAttgcattgttgttgttgcagctGAGGCAGCATTACCCTCCAAAGGCTACTTGGGAAATGTGAAAAGGGTCCACCAGCATGAACCTCAGATTGGAGAAGGGGGTTGTTGGGTTCTGATTGTGATCTATTTAAGGTACACTGCTGGACAGGGAGATTACAGACCCCGAAAGGACGCTAGGGTAAGACGTGAAGAAAGAGTGTGGTAAAAGAGGCAAACATGACAGAGAAAGGACTAGAGCTTGAGGCAAtaagtgtgtgagggagaactTGAATAAAGGGCGGAGGAAGAGTGAGAACGAAGACATGTGGCACTCGTATTTTAAGCAGTCGGGGCCTGAGGTCAGCTGGTTATGTCCACATTTTTATAAAGCACACTGTTGTTTCTTGCCGACCTCCCAGCTGAAAGTGTTGCCACCAGCATGTTTTCCTTCTTAAAGCATAGTGCATGCAGGGTGTTTATACATGGTGAGGTGTGTTCCAATTTTCATTAGACTGAGTGCTATTGTGAATGTGCTGCTACTGTGTGAGTGTTGCTGGAGTTTTCGTTGCTATGCAATCTTTCCACGATTCCTATTTGTTTCACTGCTGGTGTGAGATCAGAGTAAATCTTTGTtgatttttctgctttttcttatAAAAAGGCTTATAATTGAATCTAGTAAACTCTTGGGTATAAAGTGTAATTGGCAATAAACATTGGAGAAATTTCATATTCTCATgcttgttaattaaaataaataatatttgctATAGGATTTAAGTGTTGAATTGTAAGGTACGTGGACTacgtatttatttttacaaataatgtTTGATATGGTTTTTAGATGAAGAGGCAGTGCTGtctaaactgaataaaaaaaatgaggaaaaccttaaaagtgtacaaataatgattataagtatgtttattattattgttcagttattattattattagtagtagtagtagtagtagtagtaatattacatacaatttaatattgaaaatattttatgtgctgttttcctaaaaaaaaatgttgtctctTTTGTATATTCCTTTCTTTATTTGCACAATTTCCATGGCATTGCCATCGGTTATTTGGCATGTGAATACAATATATTTTAGTCAAACTTTTAGTAGTCTATATCTGGTTGTGTTTACACGCACAGTTGAAGACAATACCCACTGGATCTAATAGAACtagcttttttttcctgtggcCAAGGGCTGCATGAGTTATCAAGCAACACTTTTGTTCCAGTTTAGCCCATACGGAATGAGGCTGGGGATTGTGATTACCTTCAGGCAGGCTAAGAAAGAGTCAAAAGAGCATGAATCACCAGCCCAAGGGAGGTGACAATCATCTGAAAATAATATGCATGCTGGTTGGGATTCGTTCCATATTTATTCCCCCTGACCTGCAGCTTATTAAGAGAAACACATAAGGTGAATTTATTTCTTAGGAGGATAACCCCCAGAAGATGCTGAAATTGGTACCAACTATAGAACACgcaataaagatatatatacaaCAGTGACAATGCATCTCAAAAGTCCCAGGAACCTAAAAAACATAGGGTTTCTGTGAAAGACAGCTAAATCAGTGACTCCTCTAACATCATGAATCGATAATATGACCTTGAATGAAGTGCCCTGGACAGAGAAAGTAGAGTATAAATCTATATCTAGCATGGATGTATAGGGCTTTGTATGTACAAGACCATTGCTAGATGTTGAGTGTAGCCCAACAAATGAGGCTATAAAGACTTAAACACTTTCTTTCCCAATCCCCTGACCATGTGCTCCCCCTTTCTCTTTTGTTACCAACTCTGATCCAATTTAAACCATTTGGCAAAGACCAAAACACAAGAGCTGTCTCACTGGACCAGCCCCCAGCCAAAATTCAGCCACAAATGATAACTGGAACCAAATGAAAGTGAGCAGTATGGCTGGAAGCCTCCTATGTTCTGTCCAGGGCACTATCTGAAATTAGTCAGCCATCACCATCAAGCTTGTACTTGATCTATTTTGTATGTTTACTCAAACTGACATACCCCCTCctctccacacacatacacacacgcacacacacacacacatggaaaagCTCTAAACACACTGTGCTAATGACTATCCACAGACCTTGAGTGCTCTTTCTCACAACCTATTTGTCCCCAAGGTAACAAACTTCTGGACTGATCAGCTTTAAGCCTCATGATAATTAGTTTGTTCAAAAAGAGGACAGCTCATTACAGCTAGGTTGGAatggaaatgtttacaaaaaaaaaggtctcaTGGCATGCCAGTCACTTCTTCACTTGTCACTTCTTGatcattaatgttttaatgagtGCATCACCTCCTTGGCTGCCACTGATAGAGCTTCAACAATGTAAGTGCCAAATTAAATATGCATACATATTAGCTTACCGGAACAAGACTAAACATACAAGCAATGTTAACACAGCATCAGACGTAATGAGATCCTGGCTTGAGTAATAAGGAAAGCcttttgtagtgttttatttaagcACAGAACCACCATATAGTGATAGTTCCCCCATGAGCCATTTAAGTGGTGGAAAGGGAGGGATAGGTATCTTAATGTGGGGTTAGAGTGCTTAAATGGTGGAGTGAAAATAACAATGAGTGGGGTGGAACCCACAACAGAAAAGTCAATATTTTTATCCCATGAGCCTGATCTGATCCACATGCCTCGAGACagaacttgtaaaaaaaaaaaaaaaaaaagactctttTTTAAGTGATAAAATCTCTTCTAATGGAAAGCTCTCCCCAGTAATGCATAGTATTACTTTCACCAGACTGACCTTGATGTGTCCACCATTTCATGTGACACAGCAACACTAATGCTGATGGAACGATAAATATGGCATCagttaaataaagactaaaGCGTAATGGAGAATGCTGTTATATGAATACAATCCCACAGCGATTACTTTCCTGGGAGACGCTAATACCTAAGAGTTGTTCTTTCCTGACAACGATGAATGCAATACTTCATGACGATGAATACAATATTTCATTTATGAAcatatactttttatccatttatagttataatTATTGTGAAAGCTTGCTAAGGCAATTGAGTTCTTgctatcacttatgttatagcagctgtaaacaacCATcccttcaccagcctctctttatCGTGTATCTTTATCGTGTATCTACTGATACCGGGTAATCCGTCCATAAACAcctctttacagaaatcttcgCCATACCAAGCAAGTCcccatgtacagtatgagggGACTATGTACTATAGaaaatattaacataagcaCATGATAGCTTGAACCTACAATCTAAAACGAACAGAGACATGATAATATAGACAATCTATCAACACCCACTAACCATTTCATTCGACAACTCCATAGCACTTGTGGTTAAAACCAGGCATAGGGAAAGAATTCAAAGGCTGTGTCATAAGTCAAGGCTTCCGCTTTTCCAGAATATGCCGTGAGCACGCAACAAGCAAAAACAGGATCTCTGGCATCGCTCTTTGAGAGCAGAGCCTCTCGTTGTACGTGCAAACGCTGCCATGATGCTAATCAAGCACCGCCATGCTGTAGATCAGCTCGTCTCTCTGGGTAAAGTAGGACTGTGTGAGAGATCACAGGCTCACACTCGCTATCTGTCAGAGGACCAGACACAGTCCAAGAAGTGCATTTGCGGTCAGATTCTACTCAAGTGAAATTCACAGCAAGCTCAGAGGACAAAAATACTTCCTCTCGCCTGTATCCACCGTTCACTTTGTCCCGCCGTGACTGAACTGTCCTTTGATTCGTGTTTGCATATCCAATTTGGAAGCAAGCGGCTGCTCTCAAGttcaaaaaaagaataaaccgAATTATCAAGCCAAAAGCAGACGTTGCACATATTTATTCGACTATGCAGCTATGTTGTAATATTACTTTGGTCATTTTCCAAGCACAAGCAATGAAGTGTTGCACTAGAGATGCCTTGGCAGCTATAGCgctttaaaaatgcaaattgaTGACTTAATCAGACATGGAATGCATGGATTCTGCTAATTCTCACAAGCAGATACAAATGACTCTTTCACATATTAATGGCagtagtgctttttttttctttcaaagtgTTTTATGGTCTTAATCAAACCCAGAGATAAACCTGAGTAAAACAAGATGTCCGATTGCACGCACGGTGCATTTGTGTGAAAGAAATTTGTTCGAGTTCCATTACTAGAGGTTAGAATGAGTAGATTAAAACACAGAGATAGTACACATGTTTTCTGAAACATCTTAGACAGGAATAGAAAAAATTAATACTCAGTATATTGTTTTTAGTCGATATCCAGTCTCTCCAGGATTTTGTAGCTTTGCGATTGCAGAAATTATTGCAAAATCAAACCATACACGGAGGAGGTTGCATGTTTGTTGAATGCCTACAGATTTTCCATAGATTTGGGCCAAGATGTATGTGACCTCATTACAGAATGCATTTAGCCTAAGCTCTCTTCGTCAAACATGATTAAAGCAGagaaagtaaatatatatatgtgtcttcactggtaggggtttaaaaaacagaattctatgatttaaaacaacaatacTTTTAAGTTGCTtcgctaattaaaaaaaatcgagAATTTTTGTTGCAACCataccaaaaaaacaacaactgtgaAATCCTAGAGGGACTGAATATCTTGCTTTAAAGGAACAGTAAATTGCTTGTGGAACCCTGAGCCTGCAAACAATGCCAGTATTTTCCTTATTCCTTAAGGATCAATTTAATGGCAGTAGCAATTAAACAAATCACAGGAGAGCAATGCACCCACCTTGACAAGCTCATAGTGCTGGATGCCATTAAGCCCCACGTCTGGGTCGAAGGCTGAGGGTACCGGATAGCGGTTATTGATAGCTGTGTTCTCGGGAATGGAGATGTTAATGACGGTAGACTGGAACAGAGGGGCGTTGTCATTGATGTCTTCAATAAGGAAGCGAATCTTGACCAGGCGAAAGATCTCATCGGGCAGCACAGCCACCTCAATCTCGTAGAAGCAGCGCTTCTCGCTGAACACCCCGGAGCACAGCTTCTCGCGGTCGATGCGATTCGACGTAGTGAAGATCTCGCCAGTGCTGGCCTCCACCCTCACCAAAGGAACCTCTCCTGACTTGTAGACAGGTTTGAACTCCAGGGCTGAGGACAGCTTAACATTGGGGTCCAGATTTAGGTCCAAGTCTTTGCGCAGGTTCCCGATGCGCACGTTCTCCGGCTGTTCCTCCTTCACTGTGTAATCCTTCTCCTGGGCCCAGCACAGCGACACCAGGCAGGTGAGGAAAAGCACCAGCACATGGGATTCACTCAACAAGTCCATACTCAGAGTGGGTGGAGATTTGTCTTGGAAGGTCTGTAATTTCTATGGTAATAAGGGAAGacgagagaagaggaaaagataATTGTATTACCAAACCATgtaacacacaattacacatttgGCTATAATTAGCGTTCTTTTCActagtcttgtttttttgtaaatgaccTTTCACATCTTAACAAACGAGGAGAAAGCTGCATATCACATCTTTGGACGTAGCAACATTTAATAGTACTAAATACAATTAACCTTTGGTGCTCCACGTCAAATGATAACTGTATGAACAAGGAACTTGTATAGGTTCACTTAACTTTGACAACCACCCTAATTAATGCTGTTAACCACTTTCAGGAAATAAAGCAAATGTACAGCCCAGGGCTGTctttatttcaattcaaatgCCTCTAACATAAAATACACCAATTAGATATTTAGTGGCTAAATAACTAAATCTTTTAAAGCTTGGAGCACAACACATCGACAAAAATGCAATAGAAAACAATGTTTAGTCCAGAATCAGCTGTTAGCATTAATAGCAGCGTCGTATTATATATCCCACTCCTTCTATAGTGTAGAAAGTTAGCCTGTTTTATacaattacccacaatgcagttATACAATTatgcatttatacattttatacaattacccacaatgcatttAGTTGCATTCTGACTAATGGTCAGATCTGttccataaatgtttttttctagcTCCAACCTGTCATGTAACAAATACACTTTGGGGAAGTAGTAAATAATgtcctactgtatataaatacatacagctgaaactgtgtgcatgtgtgtgtgtgtgtgtgtgtgtatgtgaacactgaacatgtgCTGTTAGGTTAGATTTTgcagttattatatatataaaatgaggaAGCACTGTTAATATAAAGTGGACACACGTCTCTAGTCTCTTGATGGCCATTACAGTCCCTAACAATATTTGCTCTGTAAGAAATTTGACCATATCAAATCTAATGGATCAACCCTGCTCTAATAATCATAATTATCCCCTAGAAGAACACAAAGACATTTCTAAAGTGATTGaagaatttgtatttttgtgctTCCTGTAAATTAACTACAACAATCTCATCAGccgtataaataaatattatataaataaatgctgcCAGAGTGTCCAGGCCTTCCTATGTGTGGGAAAAGTAATTGAAAACCAGTAGGGAAGATGCCTAACACTCCCAAAGTCTGGCTATTGTTACTTTTACACAGTCTCATATGCTGTGCTATTTCTGTAAGAAAATGTGATTTGTGTAATTTCCCCAGATGCACTGAGAAGCCATTCTAGTCGAGTTTTCTTTCTTCTAATCAAAACAATGGCAACTATATGAAAGTTTAAAAAGTGCAATCTATGCATCTTTAATTCGCCTGACTCCAAAAAGCTTTGCCCCTATGAGTTGACGGATTCTTACTTCGGCctttagaaggaaaaaaactgcATTAAAATATAACTTTGGTATATTAATGGTTCTAATATGAGATGGTAGAATCAGTGcagcatgaataaaaaaaacactcttttGTGAAAGATTCATTAAaggatatttaattaatatttaaaagagaggaacacaaataaaagcttcatgATTCATAACACTAACATGATTAGTTATTTGCAGATTTAAGGAGCTTTAATGAACACTGGGTTGGACaaatcattaatttattaatcaaGCCTCTTCGGCACGTTGACGTTTTTTAGTCCTTTGTTTTCTGTGATAAAA
The Tachysurus vachellii isolate PV-2020 chromosome 13, HZAU_Pvac_v1, whole genome shotgun sequence genome window above contains:
- the pcdh11 gene encoding protocadherin-11 X-linked isoform X2, whose translation is MDLLSESHVLVLFLTCLVSLCWAQEKDYTVKEEQPENVRIGNLRKDLDLNLDPNVKLSSALEFKPVYKSGEVPLVRVEASTGEIFTTSNRIDREKLCSGVFSEKRCFYEIEVAVLPDEIFRLVKIRFLIEDINDNAPLFQSTVINISIPENTAINNRYPVPSAFDPDVGLNGIQHYELVKSVSEFGLDIIETPEGDKWPQLIVQQNLDRETKDTFVMKIKVEDGGTPPKSSTAILQVTVSDVNDNRPVFKDTEVEVNVPENAPMGTSVTQLHATDADLGSNAQIHFSFSNQISLVSRRHFAIDSSTGLITIKQPLDRESNPVHKLIVLASDGSTTPSRATVIVNVTDINDNVPSIDTRYIINLVNGTVLLSENAPLNTKIALITVTDKDADLNGKVTCYTDHDVPFRLKPVFNDQFLLETAAPLDYETTREYAIKIVASDSGKPPLNTSAMILIKIKDENDNTPVFPQPEVQLSIPENNDPGTQLIKISATDADSGSNALIIYTLGQDAPDGFNIDPRSGILSVSKRLDREKQETYSFTVIAKDNGSNPLQSNVTVKLIVQDQNDNSPAFTHPEYNFYVPENLPLYGTVGLITVTDADAGDNSVVTLSIINGKDNFIIDPKTGVIKPNITFDREQQSSYTFIVKAVDGGLIQTTSYAKVTINVVDINDNRPVFVIPPSNYSYDLVPFTTSPGSVVTRVYAIDNDTGMNAELQYSIIGGSPRGLFAIDKITGNITLQEKIVNADQGLHRLVVMVKDLGQPDPLHAIALVHLFVNDTISNATFIQEQVRKSMETPLDRNVGDNDVIPQNNGYVIVVIAIIAGTMTVILVIFVTALVRCRQTPRHKVVQKGKQSGEWVSPNQEGRQIKKKKKKKKRSPKSLLLNFVTIEESKSEDPSHEHINGTLDLPVELEEQTMGKYNWATTPTTFKPDSPDLAKHYKSASPQPTFQIKPETPVAPKKHHVIQELPLDNTFVVGCDTLSKCSSSSSDPYSVSECNCQGSFTAPGQIHTRQETALKPPLYGTLCGTGTTRSHRIKINL
- the pcdh11 gene encoding protocadherin-11 X-linked isoform X1; translation: MDLLSESHVLVLFLTCLVSLCWAQEKDYTVKEEQPENVRIGNLRKDLDLNLDPNVKLSSALEFKPVYKSGEVPLVRVEASTGEIFTTSNRIDREKLCSGVFSEKRCFYEIEVAVLPDEIFRLVKIRFLIEDINDNAPLFQSTVINISIPENTAINNRYPVPSAFDPDVGLNGIQHYELVKSVSEFGLDIIETPEGDKWPQLIVQQNLDRETKDTFVMKIKVEDGGTPPKSSTAILQVTVSDVNDNRPVFKDTEVEVNVPENAPMGTSVTQLHATDADLGSNAQIHFSFSNQISLVSRRHFAIDSSTGLITIKQPLDRESNPVHKLIVLASDGSTTPSRATVIVNVTDINDNVPSIDTRYIINLVNGTVLLSENAPLNTKIALITVTDKDADLNGKVTCYTDHDVPFRLKPVFNDQFLLETAAPLDYETTREYAIKIVASDSGKPPLNTSAMILIKIKDENDNTPVFPQPEVQLSIPENNDPGTQLIKISATDADSGSNALIIYTLGQDAPDGFNIDPRSGILSVSKRLDREKQETYSFTVIAKDNGSNPLQSNVTVKLIVQDQNDNSPAFTHPEYNFYVPENLPLYGTVGLITVTDADAGDNSVVTLSIINGKDNFIIDPKTGVIKPNITFDREQQSSYTFIVKAVDGGLIQTTSYAKVTINVVDINDNRPVFVIPPSNYSYDLVPFTTSPGSVVTRVYAIDNDTGMNAELQYSIIGGSPRGLFAIDKITGNITLQEKIVNADQGLHRLVVMVKDLGQPDPLHAIALVHLFVNDTISNATFIQEQVRKSMETPLDRNVGDNDVIPQNNGYVIVVIAIIAGTMTVILVIFVTALVRCRQTPRHKVVQKGKQSGEWVSPNQEGRQIKKKKKKKKRSPKSLLLNFVTIEESKSEDPSHEHINGTLDLPVELEEQTMGKYNWATTPTTFKPDSPDLAKHYKSASPQPTFQIKPETPVAPKKHHVIQELPLDNTFVVGCDTLSKCSSSSSDPYSVSECNCQGSFTAPGQIHTRQNQNQTPDKTLTAVSATCPHKQSQRRVTFHLPDGSQESCNATGPVEQEVGSTAGATSTTQSLPLGFPQDEYYEQTSPNSRTEGDGNSDPESTIEVNLQKAMAEASETCTQECLILGHSDSCWMPPAMTQFQTTAAATLPSFSLQQSWARSGAMPDGRHTLGRSVPRDDLDKGSNRPQFYSTLDRHCSKKEDAVKVIPLASFSATSSPQNSGAGTKSSFLHEHQL